The following proteins come from a genomic window of Salvia hispanica cultivar TCC Black 2014 chromosome 4, UniMelb_Shisp_WGS_1.0, whole genome shotgun sequence:
- the LOC125223940 gene encoding transcription repressor OFP12-like: protein MSRNLNLCFTKIKSPPPPPENQNPPSHLFKNFNSLYESIPIPVPGPDLATAFASRRFFFSSPGQSNSIVDSSSASSSSIASTSSASLDNEAAVAVPTYSPDPFADFRRSMQEMVEARGVHDVEESWDYLHELLTCYLSLNPKPTHKFIIGAFADLLVALIAAANSRRNIPFSAGKRKISPML, encoded by the coding sequence atgtcaaGAAACCTTAACTTATGCTTCACAAAGATCAaatctccgccgccgccgccggaaaATCAAAATCCACCGTCCCACCTATTCAAGAACTTCAACTCCCTCTAcgagagcatccccatccccGTCCCGGGGCCCGATCTCGCCACCGCATTCGCCTCCCGccgcttcttcttctcctccccCGGCCAGTCAAACTCCATCGTTGACTCCTCCTCGGCCTCGTCCTCGTCCATCGCGTCCACGTCATCGGCCTCGCTCGACAACGAGGCCGCGGTGGCGGTCCCCACCTACTCGCCGGACCCCTTCGCCGACTTCCGGCGATCCATGCAAGAAATGGTGGAGGCGCGTGGCGTGCACGACGTGGAGGAGAGCTGGGATTACCTGCACGAGCTGCTCACGTGCTACCTCTCCCTCAACCCCAAACCGACCCACAAATTCATCATCGGAGCCTTCGCCGACCTCCTCGTCGCCCTCATCGCCGCCGCTAATTCTCGCCGGAATATTCCCTTTTCCGCCGGAAAACGTAAGATTTCACCCATGTTATGA